A genomic region of Gordonia crocea contains the following coding sequences:
- a CDS encoding DUF1266 domain-containing protein — MEEPTSGQPAVPSTVATAAWAATTGPQAQAQALGAAEALRHGTYWNAPQLPGHDGPLTLGPGERERLRLILAGKPLSRQTWLDAVDAHLRGRHINATPGERALDLREDVLDERPDVYLDIDDWLTAIAATGADNQWPDLDIDAVCRAAVKAFHIERQLTDDGLLPAGTRVWTYLAYDIATATSLAQSGFRLGFADGAMVGQILDAARANAGAVFADWAQFGASYAAARSSLHGSYPCDDVWREATGAVATLLADPTGPWTALEFPTGEPA, encoded by the coding sequence GTGGAGGAACCAACGTCAGGGCAACCGGCGGTGCCGTCGACGGTCGCGACCGCTGCCTGGGCGGCGACGACGGGGCCGCAGGCGCAGGCCCAGGCACTCGGGGCGGCCGAGGCGCTGCGGCACGGGACCTACTGGAATGCGCCGCAGCTACCCGGACACGACGGCCCGCTCACCCTCGGCCCGGGCGAGCGCGAGCGGCTGCGCCTCATCCTGGCCGGGAAACCCCTGTCCCGGCAGACCTGGCTCGACGCGGTCGACGCCCACCTGCGCGGCCGGCACATCAATGCCACCCCGGGGGAGAGGGCCCTCGACCTGCGCGAGGACGTCCTCGACGAGCGTCCCGACGTGTACCTCGACATCGACGACTGGCTCACCGCCATTGCCGCCACCGGGGCCGACAATCAGTGGCCGGACCTCGACATCGATGCGGTGTGCCGGGCCGCGGTGAAGGCCTTCCACATCGAGCGCCAGCTCACCGACGACGGACTGCTGCCCGCCGGCACGCGGGTCTGGACCTACCTGGCCTACGATATCGCCACCGCGACCTCACTGGCGCAGAGCGGATTCCGGCTCGGCTTCGCCGACGGTGCGATGGTCGGGCAGATCCTCGACGCCGCCCGTGCCAACGCGGGCGCCGTCTTCGCCGACTGGGCCCAGTTCGGGGCGAGCTACGCCGCCGCCCGGTCCAGCCTGCACGGCAGCTATCCCTGCGACGACGTGTGGCGCGAAGCCACCGGCGCCGTCGCCACCCTGCTCGCCGACCCGACCGGCCCGTGGACGGCTTTGGAATTCCCGACCGGAGAGCCCGCGTGA
- a CDS encoding isochorismate synthase — translation MGLKKPTFVLSGRRGSVSAVGQARAYPNPREAAQALRTGECSGVVGALPFDLDAPAALWEPVDMTVSTEQIDPIHPQRRGVTVVAREPEPAEHMRRVASLVERIRAGEAGKVVLARALTLGTDEAVDPIALAGAFASGNATRNAFAVALDAAGERYAGQWIVGASPELLVTRRGREVFCRPYAGTVPRSADPVVDEQRAASLRDSAKDLAEHAFVVEFLRERLAPFCADIDVPDQPALLSTGELWHLATPITATLADPATTALDLALAMSPTPALGGTPSDVAAGLIAHYEGDRGFYGGAVGWCDDEGDGDWVVTIRCVGVAADRHRLTTWAGGGIVAESDPAVELAETTAKFATALRALGADPAIAAESD, via the coding sequence GTGGGTCTGAAGAAGCCAACGTTCGTTTTGTCCGGTCGTCGTGGATCGGTGTCCGCCGTCGGGCAAGCCCGCGCCTATCCCAATCCGCGCGAAGCGGCGCAGGCGCTGCGCACCGGTGAGTGCTCCGGCGTCGTCGGTGCGCTGCCGTTCGACCTCGACGCCCCCGCCGCGCTGTGGGAGCCGGTGGACATGACGGTGTCCACCGAGCAGATCGACCCGATTCACCCGCAGCGGCGCGGGGTCACCGTCGTGGCCCGCGAACCCGAACCGGCCGAGCACATGCGCCGGGTTGCCTCGCTGGTCGAGCGCATCCGGGCCGGCGAGGCCGGAAAGGTCGTCTTGGCGCGCGCCCTGACGTTGGGCACCGACGAGGCGGTCGACCCGATCGCCCTGGCCGGCGCCTTCGCCAGTGGCAACGCGACGCGCAACGCCTTCGCCGTCGCCCTCGACGCCGCCGGCGAGCGGTACGCCGGGCAGTGGATCGTCGGCGCGAGCCCCGAGCTGCTGGTCACCCGCCGCGGGCGCGAGGTGTTCTGCCGCCCCTACGCCGGGACGGTGCCGCGGTCGGCCGATCCCGTCGTCGACGAGCAGCGCGCCGCCTCGCTGCGCGATTCGGCGAAGGACCTCGCCGAACACGCCTTCGTCGTGGAGTTCCTCCGCGAACGGCTGGCACCGTTCTGCGCCGACATCGACGTGCCCGACCAGCCCGCCCTCCTCTCCACCGGGGAGCTCTGGCATCTGGCGACACCGATCACCGCGACGCTGGCCGACCCGGCCACCACGGCGCTCGACCTGGCCCTGGCCATGTCGCCGACCCCGGCGCTCGGCGGAACCCCCAGCGACGTCGCGGCCGGGCTGATCGCGCACTACGAGGGCGACCGCGGTTTCTACGGCGGAGCCGTGGGCTGGTGCGACGACGAGGGCGACGGCGACTGGGTGGTCACCATCCGCTGCGTCGGCGTGGCCGCCGATCGCCACCGCCTCACCACGTGGGCCGGCGGCGGCATCGTCGCCGAATCCGACCCCGCCGTCGAACTGGCCGAGACCACCGCGAAGTTCGCCACCGCCTTGCGCGCCCTCGGCGCCGATCCGGCCATCGCCGCCGAATCCGACTAG
- a CDS encoding DUF4352 domain-containing protein, which translates to MTTPNHPQDPQAPYGQQYGPYGQAPGYPAPPQAPGYPAPPQAPPPPKKSYAPLIIGIVVVLIALCGLGALVSGGGDKADTSGNSGAPAAKQNGAKDTAKDEKSDDTAGMNQPVRDGKFEFAVTNVETGLASVGENQFLTQKAQGEFAVVTLTVKNIGDKAQGFSPSNQKLVDQQGRQHESDATAQIALGGSDIPVWDNINPGNTVTVKLVFDIPKGAVPTTLELHDSMFSGGVKVALTT; encoded by the coding sequence ATGACGACACCGAATCACCCCCAGGATCCCCAGGCGCCCTACGGCCAGCAGTACGGACCGTACGGCCAGGCGCCCGGCTACCCGGCGCCCCCGCAGGCGCCCGGCTACCCCGCACCCCCGCAGGCGCCGCCGCCGCCGAAGAAGTCCTACGCCCCGCTGATCATCGGCATCGTCGTGGTGCTGATCGCGCTGTGCGGCCTCGGGGCCCTGGTCTCCGGTGGTGGCGACAAAGCCGACACGTCGGGTAACAGCGGCGCCCCGGCGGCCAAGCAGAACGGCGCGAAGGACACGGCCAAGGACGAGAAATCCGACGACACGGCCGGGATGAACCAGCCGGTCCGCGACGGCAAGTTCGAGTTCGCGGTGACCAACGTCGAGACGGGCCTGGCCTCGGTCGGCGAGAACCAGTTCCTCACCCAGAAGGCGCAGGGCGAGTTCGCCGTCGTGACGCTCACGGTGAAGAACATCGGGGACAAGGCGCAGGGTTTCAGTCCCAGCAACCAGAAGCTCGTCGACCAGCAGGGCCGTCAGCACGAGTCCGACGCCACCGCGCAGATCGCGCTGGGCGGGTCGGACATCCCGGTGTGGGACAACATCAACCCCGGCAACACCGTGACGGTCAAGCTGGTCTTCGACATCCCCAAGGGAGCCGTCCCGACCACGCTGGAGCTGCACGACTCGATGTTCTCCGGTGGCGTGAAGGTCGCGCTGACGACGTAG
- a CDS encoding O-succinylhomoserine sulfhydrylase, producing the protein MFGELPPGVGPDTIAVHGGVARSGFQETSEALYLTSGYVYDSAEAAEKAFNGEEPRFVYSRFGNPTVAMFQERLRLLDGAEACFATASGMAAVFVALGSLLKAGDRLVAARSLFGSCFVICNEVLPRWGVETVFVDGEDLAQWEEALSVPTDAVFFETPANPMQTLVDVAAVCDLAHAAGAKVVLDNVFATPLLQRGFDLGADVVVYSATKHMDGQGRVMGGAILGDAEYISGPVQTLMRHTGPAMSPFNAWTLLKGLETMRLRMDASVASALTVAEFLDADSRISWTKYPFLPSHPQYDLARKQMAGGGTVVTFEIGDRDGVRGKERVFEVLNKLRIAKISNNLGDAKTLTTHPATTTHRAMGPEGRAAVGITDSVVRISIGLENTEDLINDLDQALG; encoded by the coding sequence ATTTTCGGGGAGTTGCCCCCCGGTGTCGGGCCGGACACGATCGCGGTCCACGGCGGCGTGGCCCGGTCGGGGTTCCAGGAGACCTCCGAGGCGCTGTACCTGACCAGCGGCTACGTGTACGACTCGGCCGAGGCCGCCGAGAAGGCCTTCAACGGGGAGGAGCCGCGCTTCGTCTACTCGCGGTTCGGCAACCCCACCGTGGCGATGTTCCAGGAGCGGCTGCGCCTGCTCGACGGGGCAGAGGCCTGCTTCGCGACCGCCAGTGGCATGGCCGCGGTGTTCGTGGCCCTCGGGTCCCTGCTCAAGGCGGGTGACCGCCTGGTCGCGGCGCGCAGCCTCTTCGGCTCCTGCTTCGTCATCTGCAACGAGGTCCTGCCGCGCTGGGGCGTCGAAACCGTCTTCGTCGACGGTGAGGACCTGGCGCAGTGGGAGGAGGCGCTGTCGGTCCCGACCGACGCCGTCTTCTTCGAGACGCCGGCCAACCCGATGCAGACCCTCGTCGACGTGGCGGCGGTCTGCGACCTCGCGCACGCGGCCGGGGCCAAGGTCGTGCTGGACAACGTGTTCGCCACCCCGCTGCTGCAGCGCGGCTTCGACCTGGGCGCCGACGTCGTCGTCTACTCGGCCACCAAGCACATGGACGGGCAGGGCCGCGTGATGGGCGGCGCCATCCTGGGCGACGCGGAGTACATCTCCGGCCCGGTCCAGACCCTGATGCGCCACACCGGCCCGGCGATGAGCCCGTTCAACGCCTGGACGCTGCTCAAGGGCCTGGAGACCATGCGGCTGCGGATGGACGCCTCGGTGGCCTCGGCGCTGACGGTGGCGGAGTTCCTCGACGCCGATTCGCGCATCTCCTGGACGAAGTATCCCTTCCTGCCGTCGCATCCGCAGTACGACCTGGCGCGCAAGCAGATGGCCGGCGGGGGCACCGTGGTGACCTTCGAGATCGGCGACCGCGACGGGGTCCGCGGCAAGGAACGCGTCTTCGAGGTGCTCAACAAGCTGCGCATCGCGAAGATCTCCAACAACCTCGGTGATGCGAAGACGCTCACCACCCATCCGGCGACGACCACCCACCGGGCGATGGGCCCGGAGGGCCGTGCGGCGGTCGGGATCACCGACTCGGTGGTCCGCATCTCCATCGGCCTGGAGAACACCGAGGACCTGATCAACGATCTCGACCAGGCCCTCGGCTAG
- a CDS encoding rhodanese-like domain-containing protein: MSYAGDVSPTEAWELLENDENTVLVDCRTTAEWNFVGVPDLEVLGKRTIFIEWTTFPSGTPNGQFVEQLREAGIADDSRVLFICRSGHRSIGAAEAATAAGISQSYNVRDGFEGGLDENDHRGGTGWRAANLPWRQS; this comes from the coding sequence ATGAGCTACGCCGGAGATGTGAGCCCCACCGAAGCCTGGGAGCTGTTGGAGAACGACGAGAACACCGTCCTCGTCGACTGTCGGACCACCGCCGAGTGGAACTTCGTCGGGGTCCCCGACCTCGAGGTCCTCGGCAAGCGCACGATCTTCATCGAGTGGACGACCTTTCCGTCGGGAACGCCCAACGGGCAGTTCGTCGAGCAGCTGCGCGAGGCCGGCATCGCCGACGACAGCCGGGTGTTGTTCATCTGCCGTTCCGGGCACCGGTCGATCGGCGCGGCCGAGGCGGCGACGGCGGCGGGGATCAGCCAGTCGTACAACGTCCGCGACGGTTTCGAGGGCGGCCTCGACGAGAACGACCACCGCGGCGGGACCGGGTGGCGTGCGGCCAACCTTCCCTGGCGCCAGTCCTGA
- a CDS encoding Rv0361 family membrane protein, whose product MAESRDDDLGRLADELNKRDAPTKGPFLAALAVVVVLIGVILIVQWVRPFSDRISDEDTVRIAVNDHYTARNAVNYDSFRAATCAAKVPPRAEFESTNTRSREANGRIVIPQGQIADVTITGDKASATVTWHYEKRATENQKTPTTLIRQDDKWKVC is encoded by the coding sequence GTGGCTGAATCCCGCGACGATGACTTGGGTCGATTGGCAGACGAGCTGAACAAGCGCGATGCCCCGACCAAGGGACCCTTCCTTGCCGCACTGGCGGTTGTCGTGGTTTTAATCGGTGTGATTCTAATTGTCCAGTGGGTACGCCCGTTTTCCGATCGCATCAGCGACGAGGACACCGTGCGCATCGCCGTGAACGACCACTACACCGCGCGCAACGCGGTCAATTACGACTCCTTCCGGGCCGCGACCTGCGCGGCCAAGGTTCCCCCGCGCGCCGAGTTCGAGTCGACCAATACCCGCTCTCGCGAGGCCAACGGGAGGATCGTCATCCCGCAGGGCCAGATCGCCGACGTCACCATCACCGGTGACAAGGCCAGTGCGACGGTCACCTGGCACTACGAGAAGCGTGCCACCGAGAACCAGAAGACGCCCACGACCCTGATCCGCCAGGACGACAAATGGAAGGTGTGCTGA
- a CDS encoding FAD-dependent oxidoreductase, whose amino-acid sequence MSKENRALRVAIVGAGPAGIYAADALMKHDDLKERGVSIDLYERMPAPFGLIRYGVAPDHPRIKGIINALHKVLDKPQVRLLGNIDYGTDITLTDLQAHYDAVIFSTGATDDRGLNIPGVDLERSYGAGQFVAWYDGHPDFPRTWPLDEEKVAVIGVGNVALDVARVLAKTGDELLPTEIPANVYEGLKANKAIEVHVFGRRGPAQAKFTPLELKELDHSPNIEVIVNPEDIEYDEGSAVARRSSKITDQVATIIENYAIREPKQGAIHKLFLHFFENPVEILGEDGKVVGLRTERTELDGTGNVQPTGKTTDWDVTAIYRAVGYLSDNLPEIPFDHAAGVIPNEAGRVFDEGAHLSGLYTTGWVKRGPVGLIGHTKGDANETVECIVEDLHNDALGSPESPAEEAIVALLESRGIPFTTWDGWYRLDEHERSLGAAEGRERIKVVERDEMLAASEPDKVRKA is encoded by the coding sequence ATGAGCAAGGAGAACCGCGCACTGCGCGTCGCCATCGTCGGCGCCGGACCCGCCGGCATCTACGCCGCCGATGCCCTGATGAAGCATGACGACCTGAAGGAACGCGGCGTCAGCATCGACCTGTACGAGCGCATGCCGGCCCCCTTCGGCCTGATCCGCTACGGCGTGGCCCCCGACCACCCGCGCATCAAGGGCATCATCAACGCCCTGCACAAGGTTCTCGACAAGCCGCAGGTCCGCCTGCTCGGCAACATCGACTACGGCACCGACATCACGTTGACCGATCTCCAGGCGCACTACGACGCGGTGATCTTCTCCACCGGCGCGACCGACGACCGCGGCCTGAACATCCCCGGCGTCGACCTCGAGCGCAGCTACGGCGCCGGCCAGTTCGTGGCCTGGTACGACGGCCACCCGGACTTCCCGCGCACCTGGCCCCTCGACGAGGAGAAGGTCGCGGTCATCGGCGTCGGCAACGTCGCCCTCGACGTGGCACGCGTCCTCGCCAAGACCGGCGACGAGCTGCTGCCCACCGAGATCCCGGCCAACGTCTACGAGGGCCTCAAGGCCAACAAGGCGATTGAGGTGCACGTCTTCGGCCGCCGCGGACCGGCGCAGGCCAAGTTCACCCCGCTCGAGCTCAAGGAGCTCGACCACTCGCCCAACATCGAGGTCATCGTCAACCCCGAGGACATCGAGTACGACGAGGGGTCCGCGGTGGCGCGGCGCAGCAGCAAGATCACCGACCAGGTCGCGACGATCATCGAGAACTACGCGATCCGCGAGCCGAAGCAGGGGGCGATCCACAAGCTGTTCCTGCACTTCTTCGAGAACCCGGTCGAGATCCTCGGCGAGGACGGCAAGGTCGTCGGCCTGCGCACCGAGCGCACCGAGCTCGACGGCACCGGCAACGTCCAGCCCACCGGCAAGACCACCGACTGGGATGTCACGGCCATCTATCGGGCCGTCGGCTACCTTTCGGACAACCTGCCGGAAATCCCGTTCGACCACGCCGCCGGCGTGATCCCGAACGAGGCCGGCCGCGTTTTCGACGAGGGTGCGCACCTGAGCGGCCTGTACACGACCGGCTGGGTCAAGCGCGGCCCCGTCGGCCTGATCGGCCACACCAAGGGCGATGCCAACGAGACCGTCGAGTGCATCGTCGAAGACCTGCACAACGACGCCCTCGGTTCGCCGGAGTCGCCGGCCGAGGAGGCGATCGTCGCCCTGCTGGAGAGCCGGGGAATCCCGTTCACCACGTGGGACGGCTGGTACCGCCTCGACGAGCACGAGCGCTCGCTGGGCGCCGCGGAGGGCCGCGAACGCATCAAGGTCGTCGAGCGGGACGAGATGCTCGCCGCCTCCGAGCCGGACAAGGTCCGCAAGGCCTGA